The genomic segment ACGGCACCGGCATCGACATACACATCAAGCCGGGCACGAAGCACGAGAGCGTGCATATCCCCGTGGTGCTCAGCAACACGGGCTACAAAGAAACTGTATATAACGACTTTTATATCGGCGAAGACAGCGACGTGCTGATCGTCGCCGGCTGCGGCATAGACAACTGCGGCGCGGGCGATTCGCAGCACGACGGCGTCCACCGCTTCTTCGTCGGCAGGGGCGCGAAGGCGAAGTACGTCGAGAAGCATTACGGCTCCGGCGACGGCTCCGGCAAGCGCATCCTCAACCCCGTCACCGAGGTCTATATGGAGGAAGACAGCTCCATGGAGATGGTGATGGAGCAGATAAAGGGAGTCGACTCCACCGAGCGGAAGAACTACGCGGAGCTGAAGAAGAACGCCCGCCTCACCGTCAAGGAGCGCCTTATGACCCACGGCTCGCAGTACGCGGTCAGCGACTACGTCGTGGAGCTGAAGGGCGAGAACTCCTCCGCGGACGTCGTTTCGCGCTCCGTCGCGCGCGACGATTCCTCCCAGACCTTCAACGCGCGCATCACCGGCGAAGCCCCCTGCAGCGGACACACCGAGTGCGACGCGATAATCATGGACAACGCCCGCGTGCTCGCGGTCCCGTCGCTCGACGCGAAAAACGTCGACGCCGCGCTCGTTCACGAAGCGGCGATCGGCAAGATCGCCGGCGAGCAGCTCACGAAGCTTATGTCCCTCGGCCTGACGGAAAAAGAAGCCGAGGAGCAGATAATCAACGGATTTTTGAAATGACGGCGGAAGCCTTCCCCTTGAGGGGAAGGTGGATTGCCGCCGAAGGCGGCAAGACGGATGAGGTGCCATATATGTGGAACGAAATAAGCAACGAAAATGATCTGACACGCTTTATGGAGACGCACGACGCGTTTCACGACAGCTGCATCAAAGAGCTGAAATACGTAAGCGGAGCATACGTGAACGATGATCTGTCTATGTATCCGGTAAATGACAAGCGGGTTTTAAGAGTAATAATACAGCGGCAGTCTGAAAAACATTCCGTTATCGAAATGGAGTTCTCCGGATTGAATTATCTGAAGCTTTCTCCGAACGACGAAAACTACACTTGCGAGATCCTTGACTCGACCTTGATACTGAAAGACGATTGCGTTATCTGGTGCGATTGCGGAGGATTAACGGAAGCTGGGATAAATGATTATGACGGGACAGTTATATGCGCGTCAAAGCTCCGCTGGAGAACGGCGGACGAGTTTATCGGTTCCAAAGAAGTGTATTAAAGACGCAAACGGATTCTTGAAATAAAAACCCTTCCCCTTGAGGGGAAGGCGGCAAGACGGATGAGGTGTCATCCCGAATACAACAGTAAAAAACCGATAACACAGATCATAACAGGAGGATAACAACCATGAGCAAATCCGCGAAAAAAGTCGTATTCACCGTTCTGCCGCTGTTTATAGCGGCGACGCTTCTGCTGTCTGCGTGCGCGACGATGGGCAGACTGTTCGGCAAAGTCATAGGCATTCCGGACGGCGTGTTCGTGAAATC from the Clostridia bacterium genome contains:
- a CDS encoding SufD family Fe-S cluster assembly protein, with the translated sequence MVKLDEIQKRLIGEIADLHTVPEGAYNFRANGELAGRNSTANIEIVSKPDGTGIDIHIKPGTKHESVHIPVVLSNTGYKETVYNDFYIGEDSDVLIVAGCGIDNCGAGDSQHDGVHRFFVGRGAKAKYVEKHYGSGDGSGKRILNPVTEVYMEEDSSMEMVMEQIKGVDSTERKNYAELKKNARLTVKERLMTHGSQYAVSDYVVELKGENSSADVVSRSVARDDSSQTFNARITGEAPCSGHTECDAIIMDNARVLAVPSLDAKNVDAALVHEAAIGKIAGEQLTKLMSLGLTEKEAEEQIINGFLK